Proteins co-encoded in one Ictalurus furcatus strain D&B chromosome 9, Billie_1.0, whole genome shotgun sequence genomic window:
- the sptssa gene encoding serine palmitoyltransferase small subunit A: MALGDAWKQISWFYYQYLLVTALYMLEPWERTVFNSLLISVAAMAVYTGFVFMPQHIMAILHYFEVIQ, translated from the exons ATGGCGTTAGGAGATGCGTGGAAACAAATATCTTGGTTTTACTACCAGTATCTTCTTGTCACGGCACTGTACATGCTGGAGCCTTGGGAGCGAACCGTCTTCA ATTCTCTCCTGATATCTGTAGCAGCCATGGCTGTATACACTGGCTTTGTGTTTATGCCGCAGCACATCATGGCCATTTTACACTACTTTGAAGTGATCCAATGA
- the eapp gene encoding E2F-associated phosphoprotein produces MNRKEEYDSYEIEEPSDEERACSSSEDELDILLNGTPDQKKKLIREYLTGESESSSGDEFEKEMEAELSSTIKSMECNWMGPCTQGETSGVSGNTANTDRTQQSQQYDNIYFDSDSDEDIQAGISQIQRRKQRNVLTNDELLYDPDEDDRDQAWVDAKRKEYRYRSRRRPAPSAQRRNQAQPLPSSDAILNCPACMTTLCLDCQRHEKYRTQYRAMFVMNCTVNKDEVLKYKAAKQKKQRRKKSRQDHMATSAEAKPEAEAEAGLTDSRLGGMDEEEVYHPVKCTECSTEVAVYDKDEVYHFFNILASHC; encoded by the exons ATGAACCGAAAAGAAGAATATGATTCTTACGAGATTGAGGAACCAAGTGATGAAGAGAGAGCATGTAGCAG TTCTGAGGATGAGCTCGACATTCTTCTTAACGGAACCCCGGACCAGAAGAAGAAGCTCATCCGAGAGTACCTGACCGGCGAAAGTGAGTCGTCCAGTGGGGATGAGTttgagaaagagatggaggcAGAACTAAGCAGCACCATTAAATCTATGGAGTGCAACTGGATGGGTCCGTGCACTCAAG GTGAGACCTCTGGGGTTAGCGGCAATACAGCGAACACAGACAGGACGCAGCAATCTCAACAATATGACAACATATACTTTGACTCAGATTCTGATGAAGACATCCAAGCTG gTATCTCCCAGATCCAGCGAAGAAAGCAGCGCAATGTACTTACAAATGACGAGTTATTATACGACCCAGATGAAGATGATCGGGATCAGGCTTGGGTAGATGCTAAGAGAAAAGA atacagatacaggaGCCGGAGACGACCAGCGCCATCTGCACAGAGAAGAAACCAAGCTCAGCCTCTTCCGAGCAGTGATGCCATCCTCAACTGTCCTGCATGTATGACTACACTATGTCTGGACTGTCAGAG acatgagaAATACAGGACGCAGTACAGAGCCATGTTTGTGATGAACTGTACAGTGAATAAGGATGAAGTGCTGAAGTATAAAGCAGCAAAACAGAAGAAGCAGCGCAGGAAGAAGAGTCGTCAGGACCACATGGCCACATCAGCAGAGGCTAAGCCTGAGGCAGAAGCTGAAGCAGGACTGACTGACTCCAGATTGGGTGGGATGGATGAAGAAGAGGTCTATCACCCAGTCAAGTGTACTGAGTGTTCGACTGAAGTGGCTGTATATGATAAGGACGAGGTCTATCACTTCTTCAACATTCTTGCAAGCCATTGCTGA